Genomic window (Candidatus Binataceae bacterium):
TGCTCAACCATTTCTCCGGAATAGCGGTCGATCGGCACACCCGCGGATTTGATCAGAACATCGATGCTTCCTGGTGGGGTCTCCGACTTGTTCCACTCGGTCGAGGGCGCGGACAACGAATTGACGACAAAAATGATGATACTGCGAGTGCCGTCGAGCGGGGTCGGTTGGCCGTCGTCGTGCATCGCTTCGTAGGTTTCTAGTACATCCAGCACGCTGCGGAGACCCAGGTTGTCCGATATGCCCCCATCCACCAGGTGGAAGTACGGATCTTCGACGCCATTATCGAGTTCCAGTAGTTCGCGCAGACGATTGAGAGCACGAGCTGCCGGCCGTGGCGGTTTGGGAAGTTCTGCAAAAGTCCGAAGCCAGGGCGGTGGTTGGTAGTCGCAACTCCCACCGTAGTTGTTGATCGTTAGGGGCGACAGTGCGACCGGTACAGCGGACGATGACGCGGCGGCGCGCGAGAGTCTGACCGGGTGGAGATCCGCGCACATGACGTCAAAATTCTGCGGTATGAAGACGATCCGCGCACCTGTCCCGAGTTCTGTCGCGCTCACCGCGATCATCGGCCCGCCCGCGCTATAGAGGTCAGCGAACGTGGCCCCATTGAATAGAATTTCGTCGTATAGCTGCGCCGCTACCTCGGAACGCCCCCACCCAGTCGACGAGAATGTACCCCAATTCAGAGGATTGAGGATTCTCGAAGTCAATTCACCTTGCACGTCACGCTTGAGAAAGCGCGCCGGGTACTCATCAAACAAGCGGTCTCCATAAAGACCATACGCAAGGGCCGTGAAACTGCCGCCGGACACGCCAGTGATCACGTCGACCTCGTCGAGTAGCGAGGTCTGGCGGCCGGTGTTAGTGACAAGTTCCATGCTCCGCAGCGTCTCGAGTACCCCGTATGAGAAAGC
Coding sequences:
- a CDS encoding patatin-like phospholipase family protein, with the translated sequence MAIPPPLAPDCITFYIVASVTMLIAIVSRWDVARNKCMTFSPAFLPFVLTSILLLGGCATRQVNPPIAKYDPSSLRQVQRQWHRGDPQDIVVLAFSGGGTRAAAFSYGVLETLRSMELVTNTGRQTSLLDEVDVITGVSGGSFTALAYGLYGDRLFDEYPARFLKRDVQGELTSRILNPLNWGTFSSTGWGRSEVAAQLYDEILFNGATFADLYSAGGPMIAVSATELGTGARIVFIPQNFDVMCADLHPVRLSRAAASSSAVPVALSPLTINNYGGSCDYQPPPWLRTFAELPKPPRPAARALNRLRELLELDNGVEDPYFHLVDGGISDNLGLRSVLDVLETYEAMHDDGQPTPLDGTRSIIIFVVNSLSAPSTEWNKSETPPGSIDVLIKSAGVPIDRYSGEMVE